One window of Quercus robur chromosome 5, dhQueRobu3.1, whole genome shotgun sequence genomic DNA carries:
- the LOC126727805 gene encoding disease resistance protein RUN1-like codes for MEKQALMGVTSLSSFPSSSSTSYFTARTSSLSTSPAGQWKYDIFLNFRGEDTRNNFVDHLYNVLKDRGIYTFRDDQKLERGKFIKEELLEAIEESKFAIVVLSENYASSTWCLDELVKIIDCRKYMGMTVLPVFHYVNPSDVRKQRGAFAKPFVEYEKKGKKERVKKWRDALRQVGNLRGWHLNNYRPESHDIQSIAGWISLNLKYDAFANITKDLVGIDSQVVELLLCLAMMSNNVRFIGIWAMGGMGKTTLARVVYQMVSKEFEACSFIEDVRENYEKDGLVPLQQKIIDQILMETNLKISDEYDGVLNIKNRLCHKKILLVLDDVDKPYLLNMLARKHDWFGSGSRIIITTRDVQVLRTHGVDEIYEVKGLNDEYALQLFCSKAFKKKYVPDDFLNVSNRFLNYAAGLPLALKVLGSFLFDKSVIEWESALERLKEFPEREVLQEWVGT; via the exons ATGGAGAAGCAG GCTTTAATGGGTGTGACCTCCTTGTCATCTTTCCCAAGTTCTTCTTCTACATCTTATTTTACTGCCCGAACAAGTTCTTTATCTACTTCTCCTGCTGGCCAATGGAAATATGATATCTTTCTCAATTTCAGAGGTGAGGACACCCGCAATAATTTTGTGGATCATCTATATAATGTTTTGAAAGATAGAGGCATTTACACTTTTAGAGATGATCAAAAACTTGAGAGAGGGAAATTCATTAAAGAAGAGCTATTGGAAGCCATAGAAGAATCGAAGTTTGCTATCGTTGTTCTTTCAGAAAACTATGCATCTTCAACTTGGTGCTTAGATGAACTTGTAAAAATCATTGATTGTAGGAAATATATGGGAATGACAGTTCTACCTGTTTTTCACTATGTGAATCCATCTGATGTACGGAAACAAAGAGGAGCTTTTGCAAAGCcatttgttgaatatgaaaaaaaggggaaaaaagagaggGTAAAGAAATGGAGAGATGCTTTGAGACAAGTGGGCAACCTTCGCGGATGGCATTTAAATAATTATcg GCCTGAGTCACATGATATCCAAAGCATTGCGGGATGGATATCGCTTAACTTGAAATATGATGCATTTGCAAATATTACTAAGGATCTAGTAGGAATAGATTCTCAAGTGGTGGAGTTGCTGTTATGTTTAGCTATGATGTCAAATAATGTTCGTTTTATAGGGATTTGGGCGATGGGGGGAATGGGTAAGACAACTCTTGCAAGGGTTGTTTATCAAATGGTTTCTAAAGAATTTGAAGCTTGTAGTTTTATAGAGGATGTTAGggaaaattatgaaaaagatGGTTTAGTTCCACTACAACAGAAAATTATTGATCAAATTTTGATggaaacaaatttgaaaataagtgATGAGTATGATGGGGTTCTCAATATCAAGAATAGGTTATGTCATAAAAAGAttttacttgttcttgatgatgtAGATAAACCATACTTGTTAAATATGTTAGCTCGAAAGCATGATTGGTTTGGTTCAGGCAGTAGAATTATCATAACAACAAGAGATGTGCAGGTGTTGAGGACACATGGAGTAGATGAAATATATGAAGTTAAAGGATTAAATGATGAATATGCTCTTCAACTTTTTTGCTCGAAAGCCTTTAAGAAAAAGTACGTCCCAGatgattttttaaatgtgtCTAACCGCTTTTTGAATTATGCTGCTGGCCTTCCTTTAGCTCTTAAGGTTTTAGGTTcctttttgtttgataaaagtGTTATTGAATGGGAAAGTGCGTTAGAGAGGCTCAAAGAATTTCCTGAGAGAGAAGTTCTCCAA GAATGGGTAGGAACATAG
- the LOC126725151 gene encoding probable disease resistance protein At4g19520: MDICGMCHEEKEARWDFKVVSKMYNLKFLRVRGILLEPKHLPTNLRILDWIQYPSKSLPSSIQLDELVQLYLPQSKIERLWKRIKNYDKLKIIDLTSSSGLIITPDFTGVPNLEKLVLQNCTNLRELHPSIGILKKLILLNLGGCKKLSRLPSKFEMESLVTLNLFGCSRLKKIPDFVGNMECLQKLFLDFTAIVELPSSVEGLIGLTSLTLSYCKNLVCLPSSICSLESLKYLDLSGCSKFDNLPENLGNAKGLKKLYLRGTAIKEMPSSIEHLISLTLLTLKDCKNLVCLPCTICSLKSLEFFDLSGCSKFENLPENLGNLKGLKKLHLSGIAIRVLPSSIEHLTSLSLLTVRDCKNLVCFPNTIRSLRLGNSLDLVGCTKFENLGNVEGLYKLDLSGTVIKELPSSIEYSTNLNFLILKDCKNLVCLPNTICSLKLLNYLDLSGCSKFDNLPENLGNVEGLELLNLSGTAIKEIPSSIVQLKNLKELHIHRWKGTLLSFDSMLTSHVLEGLSLPSLSGLHSLRYLDLCDCDMLSIPNDIGCLSSLADLNLSGNNFVSLPESSSQLSNLRRLHLEGCKRLQSLENVPSTIECLIANNCTSLERFPKLQNAPFGSYHSELCFQYLNCLKLVDNFQSGCYLLQVSLSLSLSLSLSLSLLNIMLCIYQGQSGRLPDKLEIIIPGSEILEGFNHEIMGHKVNLQVPCGFDELMGIALCVVFERDEPHQYPRDCQLSCLLNVNGCQIKNPEVFKFTEKYGKVESHHLWLLYLSSCYLSCYRDSGSDWNKACSQTDANGFYQLNIEISSWNLKVEKIGFSLLSNKTMSQCINNSGIPFEDLGVLHHDLDNSDCKNKQSLDEDDRAGPSGEGYYHEKLQPKKIQRLGGFMTDSEDSSQREFFNFFAMQGEDQRSKKLESIHGGKQDSCQDIEDPNQTITQLSINSRTLYEDLGDLRHNLCNSATEGSRNKRRHDEEDGAGPSGEAYSNNEPHSKTWRMYG, from the exons ATGGATATTTGTGGTATGTGTCATGAAGAAAAAGAGGCACGTTGGGACTTTAAGGTTGTTTCAAAGATGTACAATCTCAAATTTCTTAGAGTTCGTGGTATTTTGCTTGAACCCAAACATCTTCCTACCAATTTAAGAATTCTTGATTGGATTCAATATCCTTCAAAATCATTGCCATCAAGTATCCAACTAGATGAGCTTGTTCAACTTTATTTACCACAAAGCAAAATTGAACGACTTTGGAAACGAATAAAG AATTATGACAAGTTGAAGATCATTGACTTGACCAGCTCTTCAGGCCTAATTATAACCCCAGACTTCACTGGAGTCCCAAATCTTGAAAAATTAGTTCTTcaaaattgtacaaatttaCGTGAGCTTCACCCATCTATTGGAATtcttaaaaagctgattcttcTTAATTTGGGGGGTTGCAAAAAACTAAGTCGTCTTCCAAGCAAGTTTGAAATGGAGTCTCTCGTGACCCTTAACCTTTTTGGTTGCTCAAGACTTAAGAAAATTCCAGATTTTGTGGGAAACATGGAATGCTTACAAAAGCTTTTTCTGGATTTCACTGCAATTGTGGAACTACCTTCATCAGTTGAAGGCTTGATTGGCTTGACTTCATTGActttaagttattgcaaaaaTCTTGTGTGTCTTCCTAGTAGCATTTGTAGTTTGGAATCGCTTAAATATCTTGATCTTTCTGGGTGCTCAAAATTTGACAACTTGCCAGAGAACCTAGGGAATGCCAAAGGCCTAAAGAAGCTTTATTTGAGGGGAACAGCTATAAAAGAGATGCCTTCATCAATTGAACATTTGATAAGCCTTACTTTATTGACTCTTAAAGATTGTAAAAATCTTGTTTGTCTTCCATGCACCATTTGTAGTTTAAAGTCGCTTGAATTCTTTGATCTTTCTGGatgctcaaaatttgaaaatttgccAGAGAACCTAGGAAATCTCAAAGGTCTGAAAAAGCTTCATTTGAGTGGAATAGCTATCAGGGTGCTACCTTCATCAATTGAACATTTGACAAGCCTTAGTTTATTGACCGTAAGGGATTGCAAAAATCTTGTGTGTTTTCCTAACACAATTCGTAGTTTGAGGTTAGGTAATTCTCTTGATCTTGTTGGATGCACAAAATTTGAGAACCTAGGGAATGTCGAAGGTCTGTATAAGCTTGATTTGAGTGGAACAGTTATAAAAGAACTGCCTTCATCAATTGAATATTCGACTAACCTTAATTTCTTGATTCTAAAAGATTGCAAAAACCTTGTGTGTCTTCCTAACACCATTTGTAGCTTGAAGTTGCTTAATTATCTTGATCTTTCTGGATGCTCAAAATTTGACAACTTGCCAGAGAACCTAGGGAATGTAGAAGGGTTGGAGTTGCTTAATTTGAGTGGAACAGCTATAAAAGAGATTCCTTCCTCCATTGTTCAacttaaaaatctcaaagaaCTACATATTCATCGATGGAAAGGGACATTATTGTCATTTGATTCCATGCTAACAAGTCATGTTCTCGAGGGTCTATCATTGCCTTCCTTATCTGGTCTGCATTCTTTAAGATATTTGGATCTTTGTGACTGCGATATGTTGTCAATCCCCAATGATATTGGCTGCTTGTCTTCTTTAGCAGACTTAAATCTAAGtggaaataattttgtttcCCTTCCTGAAAGCAGCTCTCAACTCTCTAACCTTCGAAGACTCCATTTGGAAGGCTGCAAGAGGCTTCAATCATTGGAAAATGTTCCATCAACTATTGAGTGTTTAATTGCAAACAATTGTACCTCACTGGAGAGATTTCCAAAACTACAGAATGCTCCCTTCGGGTCGTATCACTCCGAGTTGTGTTTCCAATATCTCAACTGCCTCAAATTGGTTGACAATTTTCAAAGTGGCTGTTACTTGCTtcaggtttctctctctctctctctctctctctctctctctctctctcttctaaaCATTATGCTTTGTATATATCAGGGACAAAGTGGTAGACTGCCAGACAAGTTAGAAATTATTATTCCTGGAAGTGAAATTCTAGAAGGGTTTAACCACGAAATTATGGGCCATAAAGTGAACTTACAAGTGCCTTGTGGGTTTGATGAGCTGATGGGAATTGCATTGTGCGTTGTTTTTGAACGCGACGAGCCTCATCAATACCCTAGAGATTGTCAACTTTCATGTTTGTTGAACGTCAATGGATGTCAAATTAAAAACCCAGAAGTGTTTAAATTTACAGAAAAATATGGTAAAGTTGAATCGCATCACCTTTGGCTGCTCTACTTGTCCTCTTGCTATTTGTCCTGTTACCGTGACTCTGGCTCCGATTGGAATAAAGCATGTAGTCAAACTGATGCGAACGGATTCTATCAACTTAATATTGAAATATCTTCCTGGAACTTGAAGGTGGAGAAAATTGGGTTCTCTTTGTTATCCAATAAAACTATGTCACAATGCATCAACAACAGCGGCATACCATTTGAGGATCTGGGTGTTCTCCATCATGATCTTGACAATTCAGACTGCAAAAACAAGCAAAGTCTTGATGAGGATGACAGGGCTGGACCTAGTGGAGAAGGCTACTATCATGAGAAACTACAACCAAAGAAGATTCAAAGACTCGGAGGATTTATGACTGATTCTGAGGATTCTAGTCAGAGGGAATTTTTCAACTTCTTTGCCA TGCAAGGAGAGGATCAAAGGTCCAAGAAACTTGAATCCATTCACGGAGGGAAGCAGGATAGTTGCCAAGACATTGAAGATCCCAATCAAACAATAACACAGTTAAGCATCAACAGCAGGACACTCTATGAAGATCTGGGTGATCTCCGCCATAATCTTTGCAATTCAGCCACAGAAGGTAGCAGAAATAAGCGACGCCATGATGAGGAAGATGGGGCTGGACCTAGTGGAGAAGCCTACTCTAACAACGAACCACATTCAAAGACTTGGAGGATGTATGGCTGA